The Flavobacterium sp. HJ-32-4 genome contains a region encoding:
- the ubiE gene encoding bifunctional demethylmenaquinone methyltransferase/2-methoxy-6-polyprenyl-1,4-benzoquinol methylase UbiE: MSKTVTPYKDSGLGKKEQVTQMFDTISGNYDGLNRVISFGADVKWRQKMLRMVSDIQPDAILDVATGTGDIAILMAKTGASKIVGLDISTGMLEIGKQKVDVKGLSGQIRMVVGDSENLPFEDGTFDAVTVGFGIRNFETLEKGLSEILRVLRPGGLLVILETSVPEKFPWKQGYRFHSKYILPLIGRLFSKDNSAYRYLSESASVFPYGEALNNILRKTGFIDVKAMPQTFGVATLYSATKKRPDTL; encoded by the coding sequence ATGTCAAAAACCGTAACACCGTATAAAGATTCGGGCCTCGGCAAGAAAGAACAGGTGACCCAGATGTTCGATACCATCTCAGGCAACTATGATGGATTGAACCGGGTGATCTCGTTTGGTGCCGACGTCAAATGGCGCCAGAAGATGTTGCGGATGGTAAGCGACATCCAACCGGATGCGATATTGGACGTGGCGACAGGCACCGGCGACATTGCGATCCTCATGGCGAAAACCGGGGCATCGAAGATCGTCGGACTCGACATTTCGACCGGTATGCTTGAGATTGGAAAACAGAAAGTAGATGTGAAAGGACTGTCGGGACAAATCCGGATGGTCGTCGGCGATTCAGAAAACCTGCCGTTCGAAGACGGAACCTTTGACGCCGTCACCGTGGGATTTGGCATCCGGAATTTTGAAACCCTTGAAAAAGGACTTTCCGAAATCCTCCGCGTGCTGCGCCCGGGCGGGTTGCTCGTCATCCTGGAAACATCGGTACCGGAAAAATTTCCGTGGAAACAAGGTTATCGCTTCCACTCGAAATACATACTGCCGCTGATCGGACGCCTCTTTTCAAAAGACAATTCTGCCTATCGTTACCTGTCAGAATCGGCTTCTGTCTTCCCGTATGGCGAGGCGCTTAACAATATTTTGCGAAAAACGGGGTTTATAGACGTCAAGGCGATGCCACAGACATTTGGTGTTGCAACCCTTTATTCCGCTACGAAGAAACGTCCGGACACGCTATGA
- a CDS encoding dihydrofolate reductase, with protein MTILIAAAAENNALGKDNQLVWHLPDDFKRFKQLTRHHYIIMGRKTFESFPQPLPDRHHIIITRQAFYEAPGCTVVKSIEEALEAAPKNEDVYVIGGGEIYHLALPLADAIELTRVHGTFEADAYFPNIDPDEWQLVTSEYHPKDEKHRVDFTYETYHRKR; from the coding sequence ATGACCATCCTCATCGCCGCCGCCGCCGAAAACAACGCACTCGGAAAAGACAATCAACTGGTCTGGCACCTTCCGGATGATTTCAAACGGTTCAAGCAATTGACGCGCCACCATTATATTATTATGGGACGGAAGACCTTCGAAAGCTTCCCCCAACCCCTTCCCGACCGCCATCATATTATCATTACCCGGCAGGCATTTTATGAAGCACCTGGCTGCACTGTCGTCAAAAGTATCGAAGAGGCTTTGGAAGCCGCACCGAAAAACGAAGACGTATATGTCATCGGCGGCGGTGAAATCTACCATCTGGCGTTGCCCTTAGCCGACGCCATCGAACTGACCCGCGTGCACGGCACGTTCGAGGCCGACGCGTATTTCCCGAACATCGATCCCGATGAATGGCAACTCGTAACGTCCGAGTATCATCCGAAAGACGAAAAACACCGGGTCGACTTCACCTACGAAACCTACCACCGAAAAAGGTAA
- a CDS encoding porin family protein — translation MKRLAFAFLLLASFAGKAQGGMFSKDPIINLENFDKQRVHWGYFLGFNSYHFKFDYKTVGPDVQVENTIGFNVGLVGNLRLHESFDLRFEPGLYFNQRNLTFPGFSNEFDALREVKSTYIHFPLLLKFSANRTGNVRPYLVGGVGTALNLSSNEKSRDDNANNRFRMTKWTNFYEIGFGVDLYLQYFKFSPSIRGVFSLNNELVPDNDPNSPWTSNIGSMKTRALFINFTFH, via the coding sequence ATGAAACGACTTGCGTTCGCTTTTTTGCTACTGGCCTCCTTTGCTGGAAAGGCGCAGGGCGGCATGTTTTCAAAAGACCCGATCATCAACCTCGAGAATTTTGACAAACAGCGCGTGCACTGGGGCTACTTCCTCGGCTTCAACTCCTATCATTTTAAATTCGACTATAAAACGGTCGGTCCCGATGTGCAGGTAGAAAATACCATCGGCTTCAACGTAGGCCTCGTCGGGAACCTACGCCTGCACGAATCCTTCGACCTTCGCTTCGAGCCGGGCCTTTACTTCAACCAGCGAAACCTGACGTTTCCGGGCTTTTCAAATGAGTTCGACGCGCTTCGCGAGGTCAAGTCCACCTATATCCATTTCCCGCTGTTGTTGAAGTTCTCGGCGAACCGTACCGGTAACGTACGTCCGTATCTCGTAGGGGGTGTGGGTACCGCGCTCAACCTCTCGAGTAATGAAAAGTCTAGAGACGACAACGCCAACAACCGTTTCCGGATGACGAAATGGACGAACTTTTATGAGATTGGATTTGGCGTGGACCTCTACCTGCAGTATTTCAAATTCTCGCCTTCGATTCGCGGTGTGTTCAGTTTAAACAACGAACTGGTGCCTGACAACGACCCGAATAGTCCGTGGACCTCCAACATCGGCAGCATGAAGACACGCGCACTCTTCATCAACTTTACCTTCCACTAA
- the purH gene encoding bifunctional phosphoribosylaminoimidazolecarboxamide formyltransferase/IMP cyclohydrolase — protein sequence MSTTKPIRSALVSVFYKDGLEPIARLLHEQGVTFYSTGGTEEFLRNLGIPVIPVEDVTSYPSILGGRVKTLHPKIFGGILNRQNHEGDVAQMQEYDIPQIDLVIVDLYPFEQTVASGAPEADIIEKIDIGGISLIRAAAKNFKDTVIIASVNQYPEFLDILKKNGAATSWDERKDFATKAFQVSSHYDTAIFNYFNTDETVYKASISNGETLRYGENPHQRGWFFGDLSRMFDKLHGKELSYNNLLDVDAAVNLILEFKGDAPTFAILKHNNACGIATRMTMKEAYLAALDGDPTSAFGGVLIANGPIDADTASEINQLFCEVVIAPSFDDAAVAILKEKKNRILLVQKDVELPKKQVRTALNGLLIQDRNDVTDRADGLTTVTAKAPTQQEIDDLLFASKICKNTKSNTIVLAKNSTLLASGTGQTSRVDALRQAIEKAQGFGFSLEGAVMASDAFFPFPDCVEIAHHAGITAVIQPGGSIKDELSITYCNENGMAMVFTGTRHFKH from the coding sequence ATGAGCACGACAAAACCCATCCGGTCGGCGCTGGTTTCCGTTTTCTATAAAGACGGTCTCGAGCCGATCGCGCGCCTGTTGCACGAGCAGGGCGTCACATTTTATTCAACCGGAGGAACAGAAGAATTCCTTCGAAATCTGGGCATCCCGGTCATCCCGGTAGAAGATGTCACCTCCTACCCTTCGATTCTGGGCGGACGCGTCAAAACCCTGCACCCCAAGATTTTCGGCGGGATCCTGAACCGCCAGAACCATGAGGGTGACGTCGCACAGATGCAGGAATATGATATTCCCCAAATCGACCTCGTGATTGTCGACTTGTATCCGTTCGAACAAACGGTCGCGTCCGGCGCACCAGAGGCCGACATCATCGAAAAGATCGACATCGGCGGGATTTCCCTCATCCGCGCGGCAGCGAAGAACTTCAAAGACACCGTCATCATTGCGTCGGTAAACCAATACCCTGAATTTCTTGACATCCTGAAAAAGAACGGTGCCGCCACCAGTTGGGACGAGCGCAAGGACTTTGCCACCAAAGCCTTTCAGGTATCGTCACACTATGACACCGCTATTTTCAACTATTTCAACACGGACGAAACGGTGTATAAAGCCAGCATTTCAAACGGGGAAACCCTTCGGTATGGCGAAAACCCACACCAACGCGGCTGGTTTTTCGGCGACCTCTCCCGGATGTTCGACAAATTGCACGGAAAGGAACTCTCCTACAACAACCTCCTTGACGTAGACGCCGCCGTCAACCTCATTCTCGAGTTCAAAGGCGATGCCCCTACGTTTGCGATCCTGAAACACAACAATGCCTGCGGAATAGCTACACGCATGACTATGAAAGAAGCGTATTTGGCTGCTTTGGACGGCGATCCGACCTCGGCTTTCGGCGGTGTATTGATTGCTAATGGCCCGATCGATGCCGACACCGCCTCGGAAATCAACCAACTGTTCTGCGAAGTGGTGATTGCCCCTTCATTTGACGACGCAGCAGTTGCCATACTGAAAGAGAAAAAGAACCGTATCCTGTTGGTACAGAAAGACGTCGAGCTTCCGAAAAAGCAGGTCCGCACCGCCTTGAACGGCTTGCTCATACAAGACCGCAATGACGTTACGGACCGTGCCGACGGACTGACCACCGTCACGGCAAAAGCGCCGACCCAACAGGAAATCGACGACCTGCTTTTCGCGTCGAAAATTTGCAAAAACACCAAGTCGAATACCATCGTACTGGCGAAAAATAGCACCCTGCTCGCCTCCGGAACCGGACAAACCTCACGGGTCGATGCCCTGCGCCAGGCAATCGAAAAAGCCCAGGGATTTGGCTTTTCACTCGAGGGTGCGGTAATGGCAAGTGACGCCTTCTTTCCGTTTCCCGATTGCGTCGAAATTGCGCACCACGCAGGCATCACGGCGGTCATCCAGCCGGGTGGTTCGATCAAAGACGAATTGAGCATCACGTACTGCAATGAAAACGGGATGGCGATGGTGTTCACCGGCACCCGTCATTTCAAGCATTGA
- a CDS encoding RNA methyltransferase, producing MVGKNQIKRITSLHHKKFRKSSGYFIAEGRKVISELLEAGFALDALYVTSDLFNEVSPALRQAVSEDIMARMTALTNPSDCLAVFEMKQVAGLELSGLILALDDVRDPGNLGTIIRLCDWFGVKHLVCSPESADVYNPKVVQATMGSLARVNVHYLPLQEVLTTRSVPVFGTFMDGANVYHTALPKEGILVLGNEANGISDAVVSYCQNRLAIPRFGAEQKTESLNVAMAAAIFLSEFRRGS from the coding sequence ATGGTTGGGAAAAACCAAATAAAACGAATAACGTCACTGCACCATAAAAAATTCCGTAAGTCGTCGGGCTATTTCATCGCAGAAGGACGAAAAGTCATTTCCGAACTGCTGGAGGCGGGCTTCGCACTCGATGCGCTATACGTGACTTCCGATCTCTTCAACGAGGTATCGCCTGCCCTTCGCCAGGCGGTATCCGAAGATATAATGGCACGTATGACGGCGCTCACCAACCCGAGCGATTGCCTGGCGGTTTTCGAAATGAAACAAGTGGCGGGGTTAGAGCTGTCCGGACTCATCCTGGCCCTCGACGATGTGCGCGACCCGGGGAATCTTGGAACGATCATCCGGCTGTGCGACTGGTTTGGGGTAAAACACCTGGTCTGCTCACCCGAATCGGCGGATGTGTATAATCCGAAGGTCGTGCAGGCTACCATGGGGTCGCTGGCACGCGTAAATGTGCACTACCTGCCCTTACAGGAGGTACTTACGACACGTTCGGTTCCGGTTTTTGGGACGTTTATGGATGGAGCGAATGTCTACCACACCGCGCTGCCGAAAGAAGGCATTTTGGTTTTGGGGAACGAAGCCAACGGCATTTCAGACGCGGTAGTATCCTATTGCCAAAACCGTCTTGCGATACCCAGGTTTGGTGCCGAACAGAAAACAGAAAGCCTGAACGTGGCGATGGCCGCCGCGATTTTCCTGAGTGAATTCCGCAGAGGTTCTTAG
- a CDS encoding BamA/TamA family outer membrane protein: MITLLLVACNAIQKVPENRTLLTKNTIVVDGEKQGDDVLENLLYQKPNTAFLGYKLRLNLYNLAKENPDSAYKAKFRDNPRKLARQSRLLSAKQVERKGQSFLYSGIHAFLKKVGEPPAIIDTNRTRRSVARLESWFFNNGYFKAKGSYAIDSTGRRRAGVTYSITKGNLYRIDSITRKIRTPALDSLFRTSKTASFLQPGAPFKSENFDAERARITTDFRNRGAFYFQPSNILFTIDTVGTGTRPNVEMEISDQSVREGDSTSTRPFRLYTISRVDIYTGSLSEDAPQTVTDSTSYNGFTIFSYGPLRYKPRAITDAVFVAKGTVYSDQAGTFTSRALSNLKVFNYPTIQYQVDPKNPDALIAKVLLTPRKKYNFGASIDFTHSNIQDFGIEATASVTIRNVFRRAEILEIAARGNIGSSRTFAEPDGRFFNLLEYGIDTRLAFPRILFPLGTDRIIPKRMIPSTVFSTGFAKQQNIGLDKENLTGSFTYNWTPKRNHTARFDLINIQYINNLRTDRYFNVYRSSFSRLNELAQVYNTDQTNWEDATGGDLRLRIPEGTSNFINQVLSGQTSLSPQDPDYKRVASIEERRQRLTENNLIVASSFSFSKTTKQGLTDNNFYVFRTKLESAGNLLSLFASASQTAGAQNSAKQILGIAFSQYAKTELEYIKHWDLNHERVVAIRGFVGIAIPYGNSESVPFSRSYFAGGSNDIRAWQPYSLGPGRSGSVNDFNEANLKLTLNAEYRFKILNSFKGAFFVDAGNIWNVLDNVTTPENQFTGLRSLDDIAVGSGFGFRYDLSFFVVRIDMGFKTFNPAVGYGRKWFRDYNFSNAVLNIGINYPF, from the coding sequence GTGATCACCCTGCTACTGGTCGCGTGTAATGCCATACAGAAGGTACCCGAGAACCGGACACTGCTAACCAAAAACACCATTGTGGTCGACGGCGAGAAGCAGGGGGACGATGTGCTCGAGAACCTGCTCTACCAAAAGCCGAACACTGCCTTCCTCGGATATAAACTGCGGTTGAACCTCTACAACCTGGCCAAGGAAAACCCCGATTCCGCCTACAAAGCCAAATTCAGGGACAATCCCCGTAAACTCGCACGCCAAAGCCGCTTGTTGTCAGCCAAACAAGTCGAACGCAAGGGGCAGTCGTTTCTCTACTCCGGCATCCATGCCTTCCTGAAAAAAGTAGGCGAACCACCTGCCATCATCGATACCAACCGGACCCGTCGTTCGGTGGCGCGGTTGGAATCGTGGTTCTTCAACAACGGCTATTTCAAGGCCAAAGGAAGTTATGCCATCGACTCGACCGGACGTCGACGGGCAGGCGTGACGTATTCCATCACCAAAGGCAACCTCTATCGTATCGATTCGATTACACGAAAGATCCGGACGCCGGCACTTGATTCGTTGTTTCGGACATCGAAGACCGCCTCTTTCCTGCAACCCGGCGCCCCGTTCAAAAGCGAGAACTTCGATGCGGAGCGGGCCCGGATTACGACCGATTTCCGGAACCGTGGGGCTTTTTATTTCCAACCGAGCAACATCCTCTTTACCATCGATACCGTCGGAACCGGCACACGGCCGAATGTTGAAATGGAAATCAGCGACCAGTCGGTTCGCGAAGGCGACTCCACCAGCACGCGTCCGTTCCGCCTGTACACCATCAGCCGGGTTGACATTTACACCGGTTCGCTTTCCGAAGACGCGCCACAGACCGTCACCGACAGCACTAGTTACAACGGCTTCACTATTTTCAGTTACGGACCACTGCGTTACAAACCGCGCGCCATCACCGATGCGGTATTCGTGGCGAAAGGCACCGTATATTCGGATCAGGCCGGCACCTTCACCAGTCGCGCCCTTAGCAACCTGAAGGTCTTCAACTATCCGACGATACAGTACCAGGTCGATCCGAAAAACCCGGATGCCCTTATTGCAAAAGTCCTGCTGACGCCCCGGAAGAAATACAACTTTGGGGCTTCCATCGACTTTACCCATTCGAATATCCAGGATTTTGGTATCGAAGCAACCGCCTCGGTGACGATCCGAAACGTATTCCGGCGGGCGGAAATACTGGAGATTGCGGCGCGTGGCAATATCGGTTCCTCGCGTACGTTCGCCGAACCCGACGGCCGCTTTTTCAATTTGTTGGAATACGGTATCGATACGCGCCTGGCCTTCCCGCGCATCCTGTTCCCATTGGGTACCGACCGCATCATCCCGAAACGGATGATTCCGTCGACCGTATTCAGTACGGGTTTCGCGAAGCAACAGAACATCGGACTTGACAAAGAGAACCTGACGGGCTCGTTTACGTATAACTGGACCCCGAAGCGGAACCATACCGCACGCTTTGACCTCATCAACATCCAGTATATCAACAACCTGCGAACCGACCGCTATTTCAACGTCTACCGTTCGTCGTTTTCGCGACTCAACGAGCTGGCGCAAGTGTACAACACCGACCAGACAAACTGGGAAGATGCCACGGGCGGTGACCTGCGTCTTCGCATTCCGGAAGGCACCTCGAACTTCATCAACCAGGTACTGTCGGGACAAACCTCGTTGAGCCCGCAGGACCCCGACTACAAACGCGTGGCCAGCATTGAAGAGCGTAGACAACGTCTGACGGAAAACAACCTCATCGTCGCGTCGAGTTTCAGTTTTTCAAAGACCACCAAGCAAGGCCTGACCGACAACAACTTCTATGTCTTCCGCACCAAACTGGAATCAGCCGGCAACCTGCTCTCGCTGTTTGCCTCGGCTTCACAGACGGCAGGTGCACAGAACAGTGCCAAGCAAATATTGGGCATTGCGTTTTCACAATACGCCAAAACAGAACTCGAGTACATTAAACACTGGGACCTGAACCACGAACGCGTCGTCGCTATCCGGGGGTTTGTGGGCATCGCGATTCCGTATGGTAATTCCGAAAGCGTGCCGTTCTCGCGCAGCTACTTTGCGGGCGGTTCGAACGACATTCGGGCGTGGCAACCCTATAGTCTCGGCCCGGGCCGCTCAGGTTCGGTGAACGACTTCAACGAAGCCAACCTGAAACTGACCCTCAACGCCGAATACCGCTTCAAGATCCTGAACAGTTTCAAAGGCGCCTTTTTTGTGGATGCGGGCAATATCTGGAACGTACTCGACAATGTCACCACCCCCGAAAACCAGTTTACCGGCCTGCGGTCACTCGACGATATTGCAGTGGGCTCGGGCTTTGGTTTCCGTTATGACCTGAGTTTCTTTGTAGTGCGTATCGACATGGGATTCAAAACATTTAACCCGGCTGTCGGGTACGGCCGCAAATGGTTCCGTGACTACAATTTCTCGAACGCCGTGCTTAACATTGGCATTAATTATCCGTTCTAA
- the accD gene encoding acetyl-CoA carboxylase, carboxyltransferase subunit beta, with protein sequence MAWFKRTQKGITTATEDKKDVPKGLWYKSPTGKIVDADELARNLYVSPEDGFHVRIGSKEYFEILFDNNEFTELDAKMTAKDPLHFVDTKKYSDRLKEAQEKTKLKDAVRTAVGKSKGKDLVVCCMDFAFIGGSMGAVVGEKIARGIDHSIKNRIPFVMISKSGGARMMEAAYSLMQLAKTSAKLAQLADAKIPYISLCTDPTTGGTTASYAMLGDVNISEPGALIGFAGPRVVKDTTGKELPEGFQTAEFLLEHGFLDFIAQRKELKDKINLFLDLIQNQPLR encoded by the coding sequence ATGGCTTGGTTTAAAAGAACGCAAAAAGGAATCACGACGGCTACGGAAGACAAGAAAGATGTTCCGAAAGGCCTTTGGTACAAATCGCCTACGGGCAAAATCGTGGATGCCGATGAACTGGCCCGAAATCTGTATGTAAGTCCGGAAGACGGTTTCCACGTCCGCATCGGAAGCAAAGAGTATTTTGAAATTCTGTTCGACAACAACGAGTTTACCGAACTCGATGCCAAGATGACGGCGAAAGACCCCCTTCACTTCGTCGATACCAAAAAATATTCCGACCGTCTTAAAGAGGCGCAGGAAAAAACCAAACTGAAAGACGCCGTGCGCACCGCGGTGGGCAAATCAAAAGGAAAAGACCTGGTAGTGTGCTGTATGGACTTCGCCTTCATCGGCGGGTCAATGGGTGCGGTGGTCGGCGAGAAGATTGCGCGTGGCATAGACCATTCGATCAAAAACCGCATTCCGTTTGTGATGATTTCGAAATCAGGAGGCGCCCGTATGATGGAAGCCGCTTACTCCCTGATGCAGCTCGCCAAGACCTCGGCTAAATTGGCACAATTGGCGGATGCGAAAATCCCGTATATTTCACTTTGTACCGACCCCACCACAGGCGGAACAACGGCGTCGTATGCGATGCTGGGAGACGTAAACATTTCCGAACCCGGCGCGCTTATCGGTTTTGCCGGACCACGGGTTGTGAAGGATACGACAGGTAAAGAACTGCCGGAAGGATTCCAAACGGCAGAGTTTCTTCTCGAGCATGGTTTCCTGGATTTCATTGCCCAACGGAAAGAGTTGAAAGACAAAATCAACCTGTTCCTGGACTTGATCCAGAACCAACCGTTACGATAA
- the fbaA gene encoding class II fructose-bisphosphate aldolase has translation MSHNIKPGVATGDDVQAIFRYAKEKGFALPAVNVTGSSTINGTLETAAKLKAPVIIQFSNGGSAFNAGKGLSNDNQRASIAGAIAGAKHIHTLAELYGATVILHTDHCAKNLLPWIDGLLDASEKHFAETGKPLFSSHMLDLSEEPMHENIEICKTYLERMSKMGMTLEIELGITGGEEDGVDNSGVDHSELYSTPEDVDYAYSELLKVSPRFTIAAAFGNVHGVYKPGNVKLTPTILRDSQEYIQAKHQTGKNPVDFVFHGGSGSTVEEIREAISYGVIKMNIDTDLQFAFTEGIRDYMTKNIDYLRTQIGNPDGPDAPNKKHYDPRKWVREGELTFNKRLEAAFADLNNVNTL, from the coding sequence ATGTCACACAACATAAAACCGGGCGTCGCAACAGGCGATGACGTACAGGCAATCTTCCGTTATGCAAAGGAAAAAGGATTCGCCCTTCCTGCCGTCAATGTCACGGGATCGAGCACTATCAACGGCACACTGGAAACGGCTGCGAAACTCAAAGCCCCTGTCATCATACAGTTTTCAAACGGAGGTTCGGCCTTCAACGCAGGTAAGGGATTGTCGAACGACAACCAACGTGCTTCCATTGCCGGAGCCATTGCCGGAGCCAAACATATCCACACCCTTGCGGAACTCTATGGTGCGACGGTGATCCTTCATACCGACCACTGCGCGAAAAACCTTCTTCCATGGATCGACGGTTTGCTGGATGCGTCGGAAAAACACTTCGCCGAAACAGGCAAACCGCTGTTTAGCTCGCACATGCTCGACCTGTCGGAAGAGCCGATGCACGAAAACATCGAAATCTGTAAAACCTATCTTGAGCGCATGAGCAAGATGGGAATGACACTCGAAATCGAACTTGGCATTACCGGTGGTGAAGAAGACGGTGTAGACAATTCAGGCGTTGACCATTCGGAACTCTATTCGACTCCGGAAGATGTCGACTACGCCTACAGCGAATTGTTGAAAGTGAGTCCGCGTTTCACCATCGCCGCTGCTTTTGGCAACGTACACGGTGTTTACAAACCCGGAAACGTGAAACTGACCCCGACCATCCTGCGCGATTCGCAAGAGTATATCCAGGCGAAGCACCAAACGGGGAAAAACCCGGTTGATTTCGTCTTCCACGGTGGTTCAGGATCGACAGTAGAAGAAATCAGGGAAGCGATCAGCTACGGCGTTATCAAGATGAACATCGACACCGACCTGCAGTTTGCGTTTACAGAAGGTATTCGTGATTATATGACGAAAAATATCGATTACCTCCGAACACAAATTGGAAATCCGGACGGACCAGACGCCCCGAACAAAAAGCACTATGATCCACGTAAGTGGGTACGCGAAGGCGAACTGACCTTCAACAAACGCCTCGAAGCGGCTTTTGCAGACCTTAACAACGTCAACACTTTATAA
- a CDS encoding ABC transporter permease: MLVYLRLLSESFHFALQALKNNKLRTFLSLLGVTIGIFSIIAVLSAVDSLDAKFKKDLSALDKNTAFLLRFPFGPSDIPQWKLEQFPDVKYDEYVYLKSSLNTVEDVAFQVWAPHESIKYEGETAKEINTVPISYEFANIQKLDFEEGRFYNEAESNSGSPVVVLGYEVVQKLFGGSSPIGKQVRMYGQRFTVIGVLKKQGKGLFGDSNDTSAFLPVNYIRHRYGDNAASFTPVILMKPKPDVEAQEFKGEVSQKMRLYRGIKPGDVDNFFVNILAGFTEALDQVIGVLNLVGWIIAGFSLLVGGFGIANIMFVSVKERTHLIGIQKSLGAKNKFILMQFLFESVVLCLFGGAIGLLMVWGTTVILTDALEFEFILSLYNVFFGTFLAVVIGLISGIVPALMASRLDPVEAIRTGI; the protein is encoded by the coding sequence ATGCTGGTATACCTAAGGCTTTTATCGGAAAGTTTCCACTTCGCGCTTCAGGCGCTGAAAAACAACAAACTTCGAACGTTCCTGTCCCTTCTCGGGGTCACGATCGGTATTTTCTCGATCATTGCCGTGCTTTCGGCGGTCGACTCACTTGACGCGAAGTTCAAGAAGGACTTAAGTGCGCTCGACAAAAACACGGCGTTCCTGTTGCGTTTCCCGTTTGGGCCAAGTGACATCCCACAATGGAAGCTTGAGCAGTTTCCGGACGTGAAATACGATGAATATGTCTACCTGAAATCGTCGCTGAATACTGTGGAAGACGTGGCATTCCAGGTTTGGGCGCCGCACGAATCCATCAAATACGAGGGGGAGACGGCGAAGGAAATCAATACGGTTCCGATTTCGTATGAGTTTGCCAATATCCAAAAGCTCGATTTTGAAGAGGGACGTTTCTACAATGAGGCTGAGTCGAATTCGGGTTCACCCGTTGTGGTACTCGGGTACGAAGTGGTACAGAAACTCTTCGGGGGCAGCAGTCCGATTGGAAAGCAAGTCCGTATGTATGGTCAGCGTTTTACGGTCATCGGCGTATTGAAGAAACAAGGAAAGGGGCTGTTCGGTGATTCGAACGACACGTCTGCGTTTCTTCCCGTGAATTACATCCGCCACCGCTATGGTGATAATGCCGCTTCGTTCACGCCTGTGATCCTAATGAAGCCGAAGCCGGATGTGGAAGCCCAGGAATTTAAAGGCGAAGTGAGCCAGAAAATGCGGCTGTACCGGGGCATCAAACCCGGCGACGTCGACAATTTTTTCGTCAATATCCTGGCGGGGTTCACCGAAGCACTTGACCAGGTCATTGGGGTGCTGAATTTGGTAGGTTGGATCATTGCCGGATTCTCCCTGTTGGTAGGTGGCTTCGGCATTGCCAACATCATGTTCGTATCGGTTAAGGAACGTACGCACCTTATTGGTATACAGAAATCACTTGGAGCCAAGAATAAGTTCATCCTCATGCAGTTTCTTTTCGAATCGGTGGTCCTCTGTCTTTTCGGTGGAGCGATTGGCTTGCTGATGGTATGGGGTACGACGGTGATCCTGACGGATGCGCTCGAATTCGAGTTTATCCTTAGTCTCTACAATGTCTTCTTCGGTACCTTCCTTGCGGTTGTCATCGGCCTTATATCGGGTATTGTGCCCGCGTTGATGGCCTCGCGTCTGGATCCGGTAGAAGCCATCCGGACGGGAATATAG